One segment of Variovorax sp. PAMC28562 DNA contains the following:
- a CDS encoding tripartite tricarboxylate transporter substrate-binding protein, with the protein MKTLFAIAAMALTAVATHAQTYPNARTVTIVVPFAAGGPTDRVARDLAEALAKPLGTNIVVDNVAGAGSSIGTAKVARATPDGYTLLLNHIGMSTMPALYRKLPFNVETDFDYLGMINEVPMTLIGKPQLPANNFQELQTWIGQNKGKINLGNAGLGAASQLCGLLFQSAMKVEMTPVPYKGTAPAIADLMGGQIDLLCDQTTNTTGQITAKTVKAYAVTTPKRLTTPALKGLPTLAESGLKDFEVTIWHGLYAPKGTPPEVTKKINEALKVALKDPAFIKREEDLGAVVMADKRVEPADHKKFVAAEIAKWGPIIKAAGAYAD; encoded by the coding sequence ATGAAGACCTTGTTTGCGATCGCCGCAATGGCACTGACCGCCGTTGCCACGCATGCCCAGACCTACCCGAACGCAAGGACGGTGACCATCGTCGTGCCGTTTGCCGCCGGAGGCCCGACCGATCGCGTGGCGCGGGACCTCGCTGAAGCCCTTGCCAAGCCGCTCGGCACCAACATCGTGGTCGACAACGTGGCGGGCGCGGGCAGTTCCATCGGCACCGCCAAGGTGGCGCGGGCCACCCCTGACGGCTACACGCTGCTGCTCAACCACATCGGCATGTCGACGATGCCTGCGCTCTACCGCAAGCTGCCGTTCAACGTCGAGACCGACTTCGATTACCTCGGCATGATCAACGAGGTGCCGATGACGCTCATAGGCAAGCCCCAGTTGCCGGCCAACAACTTTCAGGAATTGCAGACCTGGATCGGCCAGAACAAGGGAAAGATCAACCTCGGCAACGCCGGGCTGGGTGCCGCATCGCAACTCTGTGGCCTCTTGTTCCAGAGTGCGATGAAGGTCGAGATGACGCCGGTGCCCTACAAAGGCACCGCCCCTGCCATCGCGGATCTGATGGGCGGCCAGATCGACCTGCTATGCGACCAGACCACCAACACCACCGGCCAGATCACGGCAAAGACCGTCAAGGCTTATGCCGTGACCACGCCCAAGCGCCTGACGACCCCGGCGCTCAAAGGCCTGCCGACGCTCGCCGAGTCGGGCCTCAAGGATTTCGAGGTAACCATCTGGCACGGGCTCTATGCGCCCAAGGGCACCCCGCCGGAAGTGACCAAAAAGATCAACGAGGCACTGAAAGTCGCGCTCAAGGACCCCGCTTTCATCAAGCGCGAAGAAGACCTCGGCGCCGTTGTGATGGCCGACAAGCGCGTCGAGCCGGCAGACCACAAGAAGTTCGTGGCTGCCGAGATCGCCAAGTGGGGCCCGATCATCAAGGCCGCCGGCGCGTACGCCGACTAG
- a CDS encoding NAD(P)/FAD-dependent oxidoreductase, which produces MSSRKIRPAIAVIGAGIAGTSCAAALLRAGHDVTLFEKSNNVGGRMATRRVQWTDASGVERSTDLDHGAQQFSAQSPRFRAVVARAEAAGQAEFWQQRVYAAFPEPRMRLRVMPVPDMPSFCRNLLGGVPMRMGQQVQRLQRGVDGWRLVFSDGESAGLFDHVMLAMPPAQAALLLAGHKDDWADALAAVPMTPCWTLMAVTDDVDWPWDAAEPENGPLAVVTRNDRKPGRDGAVGCASWVAHATAAWSEAHLEDDPKAVVQMLRAALTALMPPDSQRKWQHVGVHRWLYASLGQPSSGHSECWWDPVIGLGVCGDSFGAGTVEAAWRSGDELADTVAASLDTELIVVEEIPQVMARVRITQEIH; this is translated from the coding sequence ATGTCAAGCCGCAAAATTCGTCCCGCCATCGCGGTCATTGGGGCAGGGATAGCCGGGACGTCCTGCGCCGCGGCGCTCCTGCGTGCCGGGCACGACGTCACGCTGTTCGAGAAATCGAACAACGTCGGCGGTCGAATGGCCACCCGACGCGTTCAATGGACCGACGCTTCCGGCGTCGAGAGGTCGACTGATCTCGACCATGGAGCGCAACAGTTCAGTGCGCAAAGCCCGCGCTTCCGGGCGGTCGTCGCTCGCGCAGAGGCGGCTGGGCAAGCCGAGTTTTGGCAGCAGCGCGTGTATGCGGCGTTCCCCGAGCCGAGGATGCGACTTCGGGTCATGCCGGTTCCCGACATGCCTTCGTTCTGCCGAAACCTGCTCGGCGGCGTGCCCATGCGCATGGGCCAACAAGTGCAAAGGCTGCAACGGGGGGTCGATGGTTGGCGCCTCGTATTTTCGGACGGCGAGTCGGCTGGATTGTTCGACCATGTGATGCTGGCCATGCCGCCGGCCCAGGCCGCGCTGTTATTGGCGGGACACAAGGACGATTGGGCCGACGCACTTGCAGCCGTTCCCATGACGCCATGCTGGACGCTGATGGCCGTCACCGACGATGTCGATTGGCCCTGGGATGCCGCCGAGCCGGAAAACGGCCCCCTCGCAGTGGTGACGCGCAACGACCGCAAGCCGGGTCGCGACGGCGCTGTCGGCTGTGCCAGTTGGGTAGCCCACGCCACGGCCGCCTGGAGCGAGGCGCATCTGGAAGACGATCCCAAAGCCGTCGTGCAGATGTTGCGTGCTGCACTCACCGCGTTGATGCCTCCGGATTCGCAGCGCAAGTGGCAGCATGTAGGCGTGCATCGCTGGCTGTATGCCTCACTTGGACAGCCATCGTCGGGGCACTCCGAATGCTGGTGGGATCCGGTGATCGGCCTCGGCGTTTGCGGAGATTCATTCGGCGCAGGCACGGTCGAGGCGGCCTGGCGTTCCGGGGACGAGCTTGCAGACACAGTGGCTGCCAGCCTCGACACGGAACTGATCGTGGTCGAGGAGATCCCGCAAGTGATGGCGCGGGTCCGGATTACGCAAGAGATCCATTGA
- a CDS encoding phenylacetate--CoA ligase family protein — MTTDFYDALEVRDPAERERDLLAALPKQIMQAQTAAPAFAKILDGVKPADITSREALSRLPVTRKSELLALQKERRANDPFGGFAAIARGSRMPRVFASPGTIYEPEGEARDYWRTARALHAAGFRSGELVHNCFSYHMTPAGSIMESGAHAMGCTVFAGGIGQTEQQVDAMVDLQAEGYIGTPSFLKIILEKAAELKTPLPRLKKALVSGEAFPPSLRDWIDAHGVRGTQCYATADLGLVAYETSAREGLVLDEGVLVEIVRPGTGDPVPDGEVGEIVVTTFNRDYPLVRFGTGDLSSVLAGDCPTGRTNKRIKGWLGRADQTTKVRGMFVHPSQVADIASRFPEVRRARLVVEGEMGDDRMTLKLECDGAPEGLEARVAETIREVTKLRGAVECVTPNSLPNDGKVIEDARSYR, encoded by the coding sequence ATGACGACAGATTTTTACGACGCGCTCGAAGTGCGCGACCCGGCCGAACGCGAGCGCGACTTGCTCGCCGCATTGCCCAAACAGATCATGCAGGCGCAGACTGCAGCGCCGGCCTTCGCGAAGATTCTCGATGGCGTGAAGCCGGCCGACATCACGTCGCGCGAAGCGCTGTCCCGGTTGCCGGTCACACGCAAATCGGAACTGCTCGCGCTGCAGAAAGAACGACGCGCGAACGACCCGTTCGGCGGCTTCGCGGCGATCGCGCGTGGCTCGCGCATGCCGCGCGTGTTCGCGAGCCCAGGCACCATCTACGAACCCGAAGGCGAAGCGCGCGACTACTGGCGGACGGCACGCGCGCTGCACGCGGCAGGCTTTCGCAGCGGCGAGCTGGTGCACAACTGCTTTAGCTATCACATGACCCCTGCGGGCTCGATCATGGAAAGCGGCGCGCACGCGATGGGCTGCACGGTGTTTGCCGGCGGCATCGGCCAGACCGAGCAGCAGGTCGACGCGATGGTCGATCTGCAGGCCGAGGGCTACATTGGCACGCCGAGCTTCCTGAAGATCATTCTCGAGAAGGCTGCAGAGCTGAAAACGCCGCTCCCCAGACTCAAAAAAGCGCTCGTGTCGGGCGAGGCTTTTCCACCCAGCCTGCGCGACTGGATCGATGCGCACGGAGTACGCGGCACGCAGTGCTACGCAACGGCCGACCTGGGCCTGGTCGCTTACGAAACGAGCGCGCGCGAAGGCCTGGTGCTCGACGAAGGCGTGCTGGTGGAGATCGTGCGGCCCGGCACCGGTGACCCCGTGCCCGATGGCGAGGTCGGCGAGATCGTGGTGACCACCTTCAATCGAGACTACCCGCTGGTGCGCTTCGGCACCGGCGACTTGTCTTCAGTGTTGGCCGGCGATTGCCCCACCGGCCGTACCAACAAACGTATCAAGGGATGGCTCGGCCGCGCCGACCAGACCACCAAAGTGCGCGGCATGTTCGTCCACCCATCGCAAGTGGCGGACATCGCAAGCCGGTTTCCGGAAGTGCGGCGCGCACGTCTGGTGGTCGAAGGCGAGATGGGCGACGACCGCATGACGCTAAAGCTGGAGTGCGACGGCGCACCCGAAGGACTGGAAGCGCGAGTGGCGGAAACGATTCGCGAAGTCACGAAGCTGCGCGGCGCGGTCGAATGCGTAACGCCGAACAGTCTTCCGAACGATGGCAAGGTGATCGAAGACGCGCGCAGCTACAGGTAA
- a CDS encoding ABC transporter substrate-binding protein, with the protein MVAATSIAQAQTAEQFVPLLVYRTGQFAPLGIPWADGKQDYLKLVNARDGGVNGVKLTYEECETAYDAAKGVECYERLKGKGTGASGFDPQSTGITFAVTDKAYADKVAIETPGYGLSQSVDGTVFEWNFPLLGTYWTAADVMIQDIAKKEKGNLKGKKIALVYHDSPYGKEPIPLLQKRAAAEGFELSLFPVTPPGVEQKSVWLQIRQQKPDYVLFWSAGVMTPAGIREAQASGFPREKMYAIWWAGSDHDVKDIGAGAKGYNAITIHNSAAKDKVQDDLRKFVYDKGQGTGAADGVGTLAHTRGMMISMLQVEAIRAAQEKYGKGKALTSEQVRWGYENLDLTADKLKALGFGEIMRPVKTSCSNHMGTDWARIVTWDGSKWENKSDWYQSDKKFIDPLVKEFSEKYAKDKNVKARSCS; encoded by the coding sequence ATGGTCGCCGCGACTTCGATCGCGCAGGCGCAGACTGCCGAACAGTTCGTGCCGCTGCTGGTGTACCGCACCGGTCAGTTCGCTCCCCTGGGCATCCCGTGGGCCGACGGCAAGCAGGACTACTTGAAGCTCGTCAATGCGCGTGATGGTGGCGTCAACGGCGTCAAGCTCACGTATGAAGAATGCGAGACGGCGTACGACGCGGCCAAGGGCGTGGAGTGCTACGAGCGCCTGAAGGGCAAGGGCACCGGCGCGTCGGGCTTCGATCCGCAATCGACCGGCATCACCTTCGCCGTCACCGACAAGGCCTACGCAGACAAGGTGGCGATCGAGACGCCCGGGTACGGCCTGTCGCAGTCGGTCGACGGCACGGTGTTCGAGTGGAACTTTCCGTTGCTCGGCACCTACTGGACTGCTGCCGACGTGATGATCCAGGACATCGCCAAGAAAGAAAAAGGCAACCTCAAGGGCAAGAAGATCGCGCTGGTCTATCACGACTCGCCTTACGGCAAGGAGCCGATCCCGCTGCTGCAAAAGCGCGCCGCAGCCGAAGGCTTCGAGCTCTCGCTGTTCCCGGTCACGCCGCCCGGCGTCGAGCAAAAGTCGGTCTGGCTGCAGATTCGCCAGCAGAAGCCCGACTACGTGTTGTTCTGGTCGGCCGGCGTAATGACGCCTGCCGGCATCCGTGAAGCACAGGCCAGCGGCTTCCCGCGCGAGAAGATGTACGCGATCTGGTGGGCCGGCTCCGATCACGACGTGAAGGACATCGGCGCCGGTGCCAAGGGCTACAACGCCATCACCATCCACAACAGCGCAGCCAAGGACAAGGTGCAGGACGACCTCAGGAAGTTCGTCTACGACAAGGGTCAGGGCACCGGTGCGGCAGACGGCGTCGGCACGCTGGCGCACACGCGCGGCATGATGATCTCGATGCTGCAGGTCGAGGCCATTCGCGCCGCGCAGGAAAAGTACGGCAAGGGAAAGGCGTTGACGTCGGAGCAGGTGCGCTGGGGTTATGAAAACCTCGACCTCACGGCCGACAAGCTGAAGGCGCTGGGCTTCGGCGAAATCATGCGGCCGGTCAAGACATCCTGCAGCAACCACATGGGCACCGACTGGGCGCGCATCGTGACGTGGGACGGCAGCAAGTGGGAGAACAAGTCCGACTGGTACCAGTCGGACAAGAAGTTCATCGACCCGCTTGTCAAGGAGTTCTCCGAAAAGTACGCCAAGGACAAGAACGTCAAGGCGCGTTCTTGCAGCTAA
- a CDS encoding MerR family transcriptional regulator produces the protein MPLNTDPIDPTPNASLRSGTAARLAGLPVATLRVWERRYDVVSASKTSTGQRLYSSHDVSRLKLLRQLTHNGHAIGTIANLELAALQSLGEGVSIAISGAPVATRSVVVVGRSAAHKLESVMGYELRAVYEDLDQAELHPTAEGSIDVLLVRLASLQPASVDRVLALAKSLNAGTTAVLYNFTAEGTVEALRKVGVRVRREPATARDLSQLMRNESDNALPFNMEWHAAPRRFSDEKLTEFAERPSTIACECLRHVAEIALQLAGFERYSVDCASSNAADAALHKHLTAVAGAARTSFEQALQKVLAHEARGRAPI, from the coding sequence ATGCCGCTCAACACTGACCCCATCGACCCCACGCCAAATGCAAGCCTTCGAAGCGGAACGGCTGCGCGCCTGGCCGGGCTGCCGGTAGCAACACTTCGCGTTTGGGAGCGCCGCTACGACGTGGTGTCGGCATCGAAAACGTCGACCGGGCAGCGCCTTTATTCGAGCCATGACGTGTCACGTCTCAAGTTGCTTCGACAACTGACCCACAACGGGCACGCCATCGGAACGATCGCCAACCTCGAGCTCGCCGCCCTCCAGTCGCTCGGCGAAGGTGTTTCGATCGCCATCTCAGGCGCTCCGGTCGCGACTCGAAGCGTTGTCGTCGTCGGTCGCAGTGCGGCGCACAAACTCGAGTCGGTCATGGGGTACGAGTTGCGGGCGGTCTACGAAGACCTGGACCAGGCCGAGTTGCACCCGACCGCTGAAGGCAGCATCGACGTCTTGCTTGTCCGGCTCGCATCGCTGCAACCCGCATCGGTCGATCGCGTGCTGGCGCTCGCCAAGTCTCTCAACGCCGGCACGACGGCAGTCCTTTACAACTTCACCGCCGAGGGCACTGTCGAGGCGTTGCGCAAGGTCGGGGTAAGGGTCCGCCGCGAACCCGCCACCGCCCGCGATCTTTCGCAACTGATGCGAAACGAGTCCGACAACGCATTGCCCTTCAACATGGAATGGCACGCTGCGCCGCGACGGTTCAGTGACGAAAAACTGACTGAATTTGCCGAACGCCCGTCGACGATCGCATGCGAGTGCCTTCGACATGTGGCCGAGATTGCGCTGCAACTCGCCGGATTCGAACGCTACAGCGTGGATTGCGCCTCGTCGAACGCCGCCGACGCCGCATTGCACAAACATCTGACGGCAGTGGCCGGCGCCGCACGCACGTCCTTCGAGCAGGCGCTGCAAAAAGTGCTGGCGCACGAAGCGCGTGGCCGGGCACCAATCTAA
- a CDS encoding thiol-disulfide oxidoreductase DCC family protein, with protein MTQENVVTQNEVVVYFDGACPVCSSEIAYYRRQPGADTCQWIDASNCAETDLGPGLTRAAALKRFHVRRPDGTLADGARGFGVLWQALPRTAWLGHIVSFGPMPIVLDFTYRGFLAVRPLWRKTPSELPATSATPVDTTNEHAGEPRPVQSGSGAFGALVRRL; from the coding sequence ATGACTCAAGAGAACGTTGTCACACAAAATGAAGTGGTTGTGTACTTCGACGGCGCGTGTCCGGTTTGCTCCAGCGAGATCGCCTATTACCGCCGCCAACCGGGTGCGGACACCTGCCAGTGGATCGACGCTTCGAACTGCGCAGAAACGGATCTGGGGCCAGGCCTGACCCGCGCTGCCGCCTTGAAACGCTTTCACGTGCGCCGGCCCGATGGAACGCTCGCGGACGGTGCCCGCGGCTTCGGCGTCTTGTGGCAAGCACTGCCCCGCACAGCGTGGCTGGGGCACATCGTTTCGTTCGGTCCGATGCCCATCGTGCTCGATTTCACTTACCGCGGCTTTCTGGCGGTCCGGCCACTCTGGCGCAAGACGCCGTCCGAATTGCCCGCGACCTCAGCGACCCCGGTCGACACCACCAACGAGCACGCGGGCGAACCGCGTCCGGTGCAGAGCGGCTCGGGCGCCTTCGGCGCACTAGTTCGCCGTCTCTGA
- a CDS encoding PQQ-dependent dehydrogenase, methanol/ethanol family — translation MKIPHAVRMLGALLCLAGAAAIAQSRPPAKPPSKVDAAFMRANAAKTPDWPSYGLDYAETRFSKLDQVNAGNVKDLGLVWSYDLQSTRGVEATPLVVDGVMYVTASWSVVHAIDVRTGKALWTYDPKVDKAKGYKGCCDVVNRGVALWQGKVYVASYDGRLIALDAATGKTVWEKDTIVDHSKSYTITGAPRVFKGKVVIGNGGAEYGVRGYVTAYDAGTGDQKWRWFIVPGDPSKPFEDASMAKAAKTWDPSGEYWKAGGGGTAWDSITYDPELNLMYVGTGNGSPWSHKARSPGGGDNLYLASIVALNPDTGKYVWHYQETPGDNWDYTSTQPMILADIKIDNKPRKVILHAPKNGFFFVLDRTNGKFISAKNFTEVNWATGYGKDGRPIGVAAARDGTKPNDSIPGPFGAHNWQPMSFNPMTGLAYLPSQHVPLNLMDDKDWKFNENAPGRPHAALGWNTAKFANVEPPTSKPSGRLVAWDPVAQKEVWGVEHVSPWNGGTLTTAGNLVFQGTADGRMVAYNAKTGDKLWETPTGTGIVAAPSTYMVDGKQYVSIAVGWGGVYGLAQRATETNGPGTVYTFAAGGNAAKPDFVQYRMDKLVQGVKYDPANVTAGTYLYVSNCVFCHGVPGVDRGGNIPNLGYMNSSYIENLDKFVFHGAAMERGMPDFTGKLTMEDVEKIKAFIQGTADAIRPK, via the coding sequence ATGAAGATCCCCCATGCCGTGCGCATGCTCGGTGCGCTGCTGTGCCTTGCCGGCGCTGCCGCCATAGCGCAGAGCAGACCACCGGCCAAGCCGCCGTCGAAGGTCGACGCTGCCTTCATGCGCGCCAATGCCGCCAAAACGCCCGACTGGCCGAGCTACGGCCTCGACTACGCCGAGACGCGCTTCAGCAAGCTCGACCAGGTCAATGCCGGCAACGTGAAGGACCTGGGGCTGGTCTGGTCGTACGACCTGCAATCGACGCGCGGTGTCGAGGCCACGCCGCTGGTGGTCGATGGCGTCATGTACGTCACCGCGTCTTGGAGCGTGGTGCACGCGATCGACGTGCGCACCGGCAAGGCGTTGTGGACTTACGACCCCAAGGTCGATAAGGCGAAAGGTTACAAGGGCTGCTGCGACGTGGTGAATCGCGGCGTCGCGCTGTGGCAGGGCAAGGTCTACGTTGCGTCTTACGACGGTCGCCTCATCGCGCTCGATGCGGCAACGGGCAAGACGGTGTGGGAGAAGGACACCATCGTCGACCACAGCAAGTCGTACACCATCACCGGCGCGCCGCGCGTGTTCAAAGGCAAGGTCGTCATCGGCAACGGCGGCGCCGAGTACGGCGTGCGCGGCTACGTCACCGCTTACGACGCTGGCACCGGCGACCAGAAGTGGCGCTGGTTCATCGTGCCGGGCGATCCGTCGAAACCGTTCGAAGACGCGTCGATGGCCAAGGCGGCCAAGACCTGGGACCCTTCGGGCGAATACTGGAAAGCGGGCGGCGGTGGCACCGCGTGGGATTCGATCACCTACGACCCCGAACTCAACCTCATGTACGTCGGCACCGGCAACGGCTCGCCGTGGTCGCACAAGGCGCGCAGTCCGGGTGGCGGCGACAACCTGTACCTGGCGTCGATCGTCGCGCTCAATCCGGACACCGGCAAGTACGTGTGGCACTACCAGGAAACGCCCGGCGACAACTGGGACTACACCTCGACGCAGCCGATGATCCTGGCCGACATCAAGATCGACAACAAGCCGCGCAAGGTGATCCTGCACGCGCCCAAGAACGGCTTCTTCTTCGTGCTCGACCGCACCAACGGCAAGTTCATTTCAGCGAAGAATTTCACCGAGGTGAACTGGGCAACCGGCTACGGCAAGGACGGCCGACCGATCGGCGTGGCCGCGGCGCGCGACGGCACCAAGCCCAATGATTCGATCCCCGGCCCATTCGGCGCGCACAACTGGCAACCGATGTCGTTCAACCCGATGACCGGCCTGGCCTACTTGCCTTCGCAACACGTCCCGCTCAACCTGATGGACGACAAGGACTGGAAGTTCAATGAAAACGCTCCCGGCCGTCCGCATGCGGCACTGGGCTGGAACACCGCCAAGTTCGCCAATGTGGAGCCACCGACCAGCAAGCCGAGCGGACGTCTGGTCGCCTGGGACCCGGTCGCGCAGAAGGAGGTGTGGGGCGTGGAGCACGTCTCGCCATGGAACGGCGGCACGCTGACGACGGCAGGCAACCTCGTCTTTCAGGGCACGGCCGACGGGCGAATGGTCGCCTACAACGCAAAGACCGGCGACAAGCTCTGGGAAACACCGACCGGCACCGGGATCGTCGCCGCACCGTCGACCTACATGGTCGACGGCAAGCAGTACGTATCGATCGCGGTGGGATGGGGCGGTGTCTACGGCCTGGCGCAGCGCGCGACCGAGACCAACGGACCGGGCACCGTCTACACCTTCGCTGCGGGCGGCAACGCGGCCAAACCCGACTTCGTCCAGTACCGAATGGACAAGCTGGTGCAAGGCGTCAAGTACGACCCGGCCAACGTCACGGCCGGCACCTACCTGTACGTGAGCAACTGCGTGTTCTGCCACGGCGTGCCGGGCGTGGACCGCGGCGGCAACATTCCCAATCTCGGCTACATGAACTCGAGCTACATCGAAAACCTCGACAAGTTCGTCTTCCATGGCGCTGCCATGGAACGCGGCATGCCCGACTTCACCGGCAAGCTGACGATGGAAGACGTCGAGAAAATCAAGGCGTTCATTCAAGGCACGGCCGATGCCATCCGGCCGAAGTAA
- a CDS encoding branched-chain amino acid ABC transporter permease has protein sequence MFYRENGQFKSSYRADLALFPIAQDRWAMLALAVIAFVVVPLTVSDYSFRAVLIPFLILALAAIGLNILVGYCGQISLGTGAFMAIGAYAAFNLQARVEGMPLLIAILGGGLAATVLGVLFGIPSLRIRGLYLAVATLAAQFFIDWFTNRVKWVTNDSSSGSVSVRTLQMLGFEFNTPVQKYLLCLGFVVVFGLLAKNLVRGAIGREWMAMRDMDVAAAVIGIRPVYAKLTAFAVSSFIVGVAGALWGFVHLGAWEPAAFGIDKSFQLLFMIIIGGLGSIAGAFFGAAFIVMLPLLLNYVPHWLGLSISTATASHLEHMIFGALIVFFLIVEPHGLARLWSTARQKLRLWPFPH, from the coding sequence ATGTTCTACAGAGAAAACGGTCAATTCAAGAGCAGCTACCGGGCCGACCTGGCGCTGTTCCCGATCGCGCAAGACCGCTGGGCGATGCTGGCGCTGGCGGTCATCGCGTTCGTCGTGGTGCCGCTCACGGTGAGCGACTACAGCTTTCGCGCGGTGCTGATCCCTTTTCTGATCCTCGCGCTGGCGGCCATCGGGCTCAACATCCTGGTCGGGTATTGCGGGCAGATCTCGCTCGGCACGGGCGCCTTCATGGCGATTGGCGCGTACGCGGCCTTCAACCTGCAGGCGCGCGTCGAGGGCATGCCGCTGTTGATCGCTATCCTCGGCGGCGGGCTGGCCGCCACGGTGCTGGGCGTGCTCTTCGGCATACCGAGCCTGCGCATCCGCGGGCTGTACCTGGCGGTCGCGACGCTGGCCGCGCAGTTCTTCATCGACTGGTTCACCAACCGGGTGAAGTGGGTCACCAACGACTCGTCTTCCGGCTCGGTCAGCGTGCGTACCCTGCAGATGCTGGGCTTCGAGTTCAACACGCCGGTACAAAAGTATTTGCTGTGTCTCGGCTTCGTCGTGGTGTTCGGCCTGCTGGCCAAGAACCTGGTGCGCGGCGCCATCGGCCGCGAGTGGATGGCAATGCGCGACATGGACGTGGCCGCGGCCGTTATCGGCATTCGCCCGGTGTACGCCAAGCTCACTGCGTTTGCGGTCAGCAGCTTCATCGTCGGCGTGGCCGGTGCGCTGTGGGGCTTCGTGCATCTGGGTGCATGGGAGCCGGCGGCCTTTGGCATCGACAAGTCGTTCCAGTTGCTCTTCATGATCATCATCGGCGGGCTCGGATCGATTGCCGGCGCCTTCTTTGGCGCTGCCTTCATCGTGATGCTGCCGCTGCTCCTGAACTACGTGCCGCACTGGCTCGGCTTGTCGATATCGACCGCTACGGCGTCGCATCTGGAGCACATGATTTTCGGCGCACTGATCGTTTTCTTCTTGATCGTCGAGCCGCACGGACTGGCGCGGCTGTGGTCGACGGCGCGACAGAAGCTGCGGCTGTGGCCCTTCCCGCATTGA
- a CDS encoding ABC transporter ATP-binding protein produces MESSATSIAPTAKPLLEVNGIEVIYNHVILVLKGVSLKVPEGGIVALLGGNGAGKTTTLRAVSNLLLAERGAVTKGTIELRGERIEALTPSALVKRGLVQVMEGRHCFAHLTIEENLMTGAYTRTDGKAAIAQTLEKVYTYFPRLKTRRSSQAAYTSGGEQQMCAIGRALMAAPNMVLLDEPSMGLAPQIVDEVFGIVKDLNEKERVTFLLAEQNTNMALRYADYGYILENGRIVMDGEAKSLRENEDVKEFYLGVGGADRKSFRDVKSYKRRKRWLA; encoded by the coding sequence ATGGAATCTTCAGCCACATCCATTGCACCGACGGCCAAGCCGCTGCTCGAAGTCAACGGCATCGAGGTGATCTACAACCACGTGATCCTCGTGCTGAAGGGTGTGTCGCTGAAGGTGCCCGAGGGCGGGATCGTGGCGCTGCTCGGCGGCAACGGTGCCGGCAAGACGACCACGTTGCGGGCGGTGAGCAATCTGCTGCTAGCCGAGCGCGGCGCGGTGACCAAGGGCACCATCGAGCTGCGCGGCGAGCGCATCGAAGCGCTGACACCCTCGGCCCTGGTCAAGCGCGGGCTGGTGCAGGTCATGGAAGGCCGGCACTGCTTCGCGCACCTGACCATCGAAGAGAACCTGATGACGGGTGCCTACACGCGCACCGACGGCAAGGCCGCCATAGCGCAGACGCTCGAGAAGGTCTACACGTATTTTCCGCGCCTGAAAACGCGCCGCTCTTCGCAGGCCGCATACACATCGGGCGGTGAACAACAGATGTGCGCCATCGGCCGCGCGCTGATGGCCGCACCGAACATGGTGCTGCTCGACGAACCGTCGATGGGCCTCGCGCCGCAGATCGTCGACGAGGTGTTCGGCATTGTCAAAGACCTGAACGAAAAAGAGCGCGTGACCTTTTTGCTCGCCGAACAGAACACCAACATGGCACTGCGCTACGCCGATTACGGCTACATCCTGGAAAACGGCCGCATCGTCATGGACGGCGAGGCGAAGAGCCTGCGCGAGAACGAAGACGTCAAGGAGTTCTACCTCGGCGTCGGTGGCGCAGACCGCAAGAGCTTTCGCGACGTGAAGAGCTACAAGCGCAGAAAGCGGTGGTTGGCATGA